The following proteins are co-located in the Styela clava chromosome 15, kaStyClav1.hap1.2, whole genome shotgun sequence genome:
- the LOC120334051 gene encoding uncharacterized protein LOC120334051 encodes MGNKASYNQVPIGDMSSPSLHATDIKKPKDASQIPENVGGSDLMFVFHETEDDSEERVVHEQINNQRNIDKELKYTITLNDKLICERLNHAETTDIKSLCTMLQPGDIVEFCAEYHTHHWVVYVGNSQCIRLKAGMVTEEVIMNIHPDRMARLVNGVYKLKSLPIHQVCHAARTQLGKDSVWPTSECFAAWCRFGCPEFMSSKLEIKDLDSPKAESGTEKCKIDIYNDFGEISETKHFTNLVELIKYRRMREKGNKP; translated from the exons ATGGGCAACAAAGCCTCTTACAACCAAGTTCCGATAGGTGATATGAGTTCGCCATCGTTACATGCAACCGATATCAAGAAACCAAAGGATGCTTCACAAATACCAGAGAATGTCGGGG GTTCTGATCTTATGTTTGTATTCCACGAGACAGAAGATGACTCAGAGGAAAGGGTCGTTCATGAACAGATTAATAATCAGAGAAATATTGATAAAGAATTAAAGTACACAATCACTCTGAATGATAA ACTGATATGTGAAAGGCTGAACCATGCAGAGACGACTGATATTAAATCTTTATGCACAATGCTTCAACCAG GTGACATCGTTGAGTTTTGTGCGGAATACCACACCCACCACTGGGTGGTGTATGTGGGTAACTCACAATGCATCAGGTTGAAGGCGGGAATGGTTACTGAGGAAGTTATAATG aACATCCACCCAGACCGAATGGCGAGGCTTGTGAATGGTGTTTATAAATTAAAGTCATTGCCGATACATCAG GTTTGTCATGCAGCAAGGACACAGCTCGGCAAGGATTCCGTTTGGCCGACGAGTGAATGCTTTGCAGCTTGGTGCAGGTTTGGTTGCCCGGAGTTCATGAGTTCAAAGTTGGAGATAAAGGATTTGGATTCACCAAAG GCGGAATCCGGAACAGAGAAATGTAAGATTGACATTTATAATGATTTTGGAGAAATTTcagaaacaaaacattttacGAATCTTGTTGAGTTGATTAAGTACAGGAGAATGAGAGAGAAAGGCAATAAACCATGA